A window from Lactiplantibacillus pentosus encodes these proteins:
- a CDS encoding peptide ABC transporter substrate-binding protein, producing MKWKIVLTTATAAATSGLLLAACSQSHTASDNGGNLKSDMASSQVLNWSENGSELTTLDTSLVTDSISANMINNTMEGLYRIGANNKITPGIATNTVVSKDKKTYTFTLRKNAKWSNGDPATAQDFVYSWRRTIDPKTASQYAYLYAGIKNAEQITNGKAKVDSLGIKADGKYKLTVTLDKPMAYFKILMGFAIFFPQNQHAVQDYGKDYGTTASKMVYDGPFTMTGWKGTNTTWTLKRNPHYWDKRHVYLERINDQVVKSPTTGFNLFQSNKLDMATLSGEQVKNERNNPKLVLRKTSRLNYLEFNQKKVPALANAKLRQAMSLVIDRQELVKNVLGDGSTVPKGFVTTGLATDPTTGEDFATENSVAEAVTQNDAKAKQLWAAGLKEVGKKSLTLSLTHDSVDQTKETAEYLEGQWQKELPGLKITDITLPFKNRLARETAGNFELAISGWQADFADPISDLGILTSTNDYNFGKWNNADYDAAIKQAQTATNNSARWQAMGRAEKIIGTESGVVPLTQNTIAQMVNPKLKGLIYNTSGTNYNFKDAYLEK from the coding sequence ATGAAATGGAAAATTGTTTTAACAACTGCGACCGCTGCCGCGACATCCGGCTTACTATTGGCAGCCTGCAGTCAGAGTCATACTGCTTCAGATAATGGGGGAAATTTGAAATCAGACATGGCTAGTAGCCAAGTTTTGAATTGGTCCGAAAATGGTTCCGAGTTAACGACACTAGATACGTCCCTCGTGACCGATTCCATTAGTGCCAACATGATCAATAACACGATGGAAGGCCTCTACCGCATTGGTGCCAATAATAAAATCACACCTGGGATTGCCACCAATACCGTCGTTTCGAAGGACAAGAAGACCTACACCTTCACCTTGCGTAAAAATGCCAAGTGGAGTAACGGCGACCCGGCGACCGCACAGGACTTTGTTTATAGTTGGCGGCGGACGATCGATCCGAAGACCGCTTCACAGTACGCTTACTTATACGCCGGCATCAAAAATGCTGAACAGATTACGAATGGCAAGGCGAAGGTCGATAGTTTGGGAATCAAAGCTGATGGTAAATATAAACTGACTGTCACTTTGGATAAACCGATGGCCTACTTCAAGATTTTGATGGGCTTTGCCATCTTCTTCCCACAAAATCAACACGCCGTTCAAGACTATGGCAAGGACTACGGGACGACTGCCAGCAAGATGGTCTATGACGGGCCGTTTACGATGACCGGCTGGAAAGGTACGAATACGACCTGGACCTTGAAACGCAATCCGCATTATTGGGACAAACGCCACGTCTATCTCGAACGCATCAATGACCAAGTCGTCAAGTCACCGACCACTGGGTTCAACCTCTTCCAGAGCAACAAGCTCGATATGGCAACCTTGAGCGGTGAGCAGGTCAAAAATGAACGTAATAATCCGAAATTAGTCCTTCGGAAGACGTCCCGTTTGAACTACCTAGAATTCAATCAGAAGAAAGTCCCCGCTTTGGCCAACGCCAAGTTACGCCAGGCGATGTCGCTGGTCATTGATCGGCAAGAACTCGTTAAAAACGTCCTCGGCGATGGGTCGACCGTACCTAAAGGCTTCGTCACCACGGGCTTAGCCACCGATCCAACGACTGGTGAAGATTTCGCCACTGAAAACAGTGTCGCAGAAGCCGTAACGCAAAATGACGCTAAGGCTAAACAACTCTGGGCAGCAGGGCTCAAAGAAGTCGGTAAAAAATCATTGACGCTCTCGCTCACCCATGACAGCGTTGACCAGACTAAGGAAACGGCTGAATACCTGGAAGGGCAATGGCAAAAGGAATTACCAGGCCTCAAGATTACTGACATCACCTTGCCGTTTAAAAATCGGTTAGCACGTGAAACGGCCGGCAACTTCGAACTCGCCATCTCGGGCTGGCAAGCGGACTTTGCAGATCCAATCTCAGACCTGGGCATCCTGACATCGACTAACGACTACAACTTTGGTAAGTGGAACAATGCCGACTACGACGCCGCTATCAAGCAGGCTCAAACTGCCACTAACAACTCAGCGCGGTGGCAAGCGATGGGCCGCGCCGAAAAAATCATCGGTACCGAATCCGGCGTCGTGCCTTTAACACAAAATACGATCGCTCAGATGGTCAATCCGAAGTTGAAGGGCCTGATTTATAATACTTCCGGCACCAACTACAACTTCAAAGACGCTTATTTGGAAAAGTAA
- a CDS encoding phosphoglycerate dehydrogenase codes for MYQIKTYNAIAPAGLNTFSADYALNQSDQPDAYLIRSVNLHHETLPTSLKVIARAGAGVNNIPLDQATANGTAVFNTPGSNANAVKELIIGLLIVASRHLMAAANYSAKHTEADVSQRTEHDKTQFNGSELTGKTLAVIGLGHVGSLVANAALNLGMNVIGYDPYLSADAAWNIAKQVQRAATLTDAVKHADFVTVHVPKNPDTLNLLNAEAFAAMPAGVQLFNYSRLGIVDNTAALAAIAAHHIAHYYTDFGEPQLADNPDVTVTPHIGGSTLEAEVNGATQAARTIMTYLETGNVHAAINLPDLNVPFNAAYRFTIIHQNVPNMVSQITAKLAAANLNITTMANAAKHQTAYTIIDVDDLQQPQHAQLIDELTKIPAVIRVRLLQQD; via the coding sequence ATGTATCAAATTAAAACTTACAACGCCATCGCCCCAGCCGGTCTCAACACATTTTCCGCTGATTACGCGCTGAACCAGTCTGACCAGCCCGATGCCTATCTGATTCGCTCGGTCAACTTGCACCATGAGACACTACCCACGTCGCTCAAGGTAATTGCTCGCGCCGGCGCCGGTGTCAACAACATTCCGCTCGACCAAGCAACCGCGAATGGTACCGCCGTTTTCAATACGCCCGGCAGTAACGCCAACGCCGTCAAGGAACTGATTATCGGCCTCCTGATCGTCGCTTCTCGCCATTTGATGGCCGCCGCCAACTATTCAGCGAAGCACACTGAGGCGGACGTTTCTCAGCGGACTGAGCATGACAAGACCCAGTTTAACGGCTCCGAATTAACGGGTAAGACGCTGGCTGTGATTGGCCTGGGCCACGTCGGTTCACTAGTGGCCAACGCCGCCCTCAATCTGGGGATGAACGTGATTGGTTATGACCCCTACCTATCCGCCGATGCCGCCTGGAATATTGCCAAACAAGTGCAGCGGGCCGCGACCCTGACCGACGCCGTTAAACACGCCGATTTCGTCACCGTCCACGTCCCTAAAAATCCGGACACGCTAAATTTACTTAATGCGGAAGCTTTCGCTGCAATGCCCGCTGGTGTCCAGTTATTCAACTATTCACGCCTCGGCATCGTGGATAATACCGCCGCCTTAGCAGCCATCGCCGCACATCACATCGCGCACTACTACACCGACTTTGGCGAACCGCAGCTCGCTGACAACCCGGACGTCACCGTCACCCCCCATATCGGTGGCTCAACGCTAGAAGCCGAGGTCAACGGTGCCACGCAGGCCGCGCGAACCATCATGACTTACTTAGAGACCGGTAACGTCCACGCCGCCATCAATCTGCCGGACCTAAACGTCCCATTCAACGCCGCTTACCGCTTTACCATCATTCACCAGAACGTGCCCAACATGGTGAGCCAAATCACGGCAAAACTGGCTGCAGCCAACCTCAATATCACGACGATGGCCAACGCTGCCAAGCACCAAACGGCCTATACGATTATTGATGTCGACGACTTACAACAACCGCAACATGCCCAACTAATCGACGAACTGACGAAGATTCCCGCAGTCATTCGGGTGCGGTTGCTACAACAGGATTAA